One Tenebrio molitor chromosome 2, icTenMoli1.1, whole genome shotgun sequence genomic region harbors:
- the LOC138123670 gene encoding glucose dehydrogenase [FAD, quinone]-like isoform X2, which yields MLQGSSIDWNFMTQPDPKSCLARRNGQCAWARGKVMGGTSTINYMIYIRGNPRDYDEWAENGNPGWSYEEVLPYFIKSEDNHNPDKVAPNAHGVGGYLSVEQFNYQDQNVVALLNAFEELGLPIYDQNSGEQIGASLLQTTSRNGRRESANVAFIRPIRRKRRNLVIETNAYVLRVLIDPKTKTAYGVEYEKNGHLVQAIARKEVIVSCGAIMSPKVLMLSGIGPARHLQTFGIQVIKDLPVGYNLQDHTTIDGVMFSLTNRTATTATDEEQNRDIYYYKEERAGPLSSTGPLQINAFVQTKYEFEPGRPDIQYSIDAANIQNMITDPILSAETKVTPLAYYDGFIVRPILLNAESRGVIKLNNTDPVYGYPLIFANTFAEEIDAQRIVEGIKQSLNLLKTRSLQKLGMNLVTSPMPACDGYKVGTDEYWRCLVGSYTSTIYHYSGTCKMGPRHDPGAVVDPKLRVYGIKNLRVIDTSIMPRVVRGNTNAPTIMIAEKGSDFIKDTWLKKKSASKLNFKQMLKTFLLNY from the coding sequence ATGCTGCAAGGTTCCAGTATCGACTGGAACTTTATGACCCAACCAGATCCTAAAAGTTGTCTGGCAAGACGTAATGGACAATGCGCTTGGGCTAGAGGCAAAGTTATGGGTGGAACTTCGACAATAAATTACATGATCTACATTAGGGGAAATCCGCGAGATTACGATGAATGGGCAGAAAATGGCAACCCAGGTTGGTCATACGAGGAGGTTCTTCCGTACTTTATTAAATCCGAAGATAATCACAATCCCGACAAAGTAGCACCAAATGCCCACGGTGTAGGAGGATACTTAAGTGTTGaacaatttaattatcaaGACCAAAATGTCGTAGCTTTGTTGAATGCTTTTGAAGAATTGGGTCTTCCTATTTACGACCAGAATTCAGGCGAACAAATCGGAGCCAGTTTGCTTCAAACGACATCAAGGAACGGCCGAAGAGAGAGTGCAAATGTTGCTTTCATCAGACCGATTAGAAGAAAACGACGAAATCTAGTCATTGAAACTAACGCCTACGTGCTTCGAGTTCTCATCGATCCTAAAACCAAAACAGCGTACGGTGTCGAATACGAAAAGAATGGCCATTTGGTTCAAGCTATTGCAAGAAAAGAAGTTATAGTTTCTTGTGGCGCCATAATGTCTCCAAAAGTTTTGATGTTAAGTGGTATCGGCCCAGCTCGTCATCTGCAGACTTTCGGAATTCAAGTCATCAAAGATTTACCCGTAGGATACAACTTACAAGATCACACGACAATTGATGGTGTAATGTTCTCATTAACAAACAGAACTGCAACTACTGCAACTGATGAAGAGCAAAATCGTGACATTTATTACTACAAAGAAGAACGAGCTGGACCCTTGTCGTCGACTGGTCCTTTGCAAATAAATGCTTTTGTTCAGACCAAATACGAATTTGAGCCAGGTCGTCCCGACATACAATATTCCATCGATGCAGCCAATATTCAAAATATGATAACTGATCCAattttatccgctgaaactaAGGTGACTCCACTTGCTTACTATGACGGTTTTATTGTGAGACCCATATTACTCAACGCAGAGAGTAGGGGTGTTATCAAACTAAACAATACAGACCCGGTGTACGGTTATCCGTTAATATTCGCGAACACATTTGCAGAAGAAATTGATGCCCAGAGAATAGTTGAAGGAATTAAACAGAGTCTGAATTTACTGAAAACTCGATCTTTGCAAAAACTTGGTATGAACTTGGTTACGAGTCCAATGCCCGCTTGTGATGGTTACAAAGTTGGAACTGATGAGTACTGGAGGTGTCTAGTTGGGTCTTACACTAGCACAATTTATCACTATTCTGGTACATGTAAAATGGGACCGCGACACGATCCGGGGGCAGTAGTAGATCCTAAGCTGAGGGTCTACGGTATTAAGAATTTGCGAGTCATCGATACGTCTATTATGCCGAGGGTTGTAAGAGGTAACACCAATGCTCCTACGATTATGATTGCTGAAAAAGGAAGTGACTTTATTAAAGACACATGGTTAAAGAAGAAAAGTGCTTCGAAATTGAACTTCAAGCAAATGCTTAAAACGTTCCTcttaaattattaa